One Nicotiana tomentosiformis chromosome 1, ASM39032v3, whole genome shotgun sequence genomic window, CACGGTTCGGAAACGTCCGAAGCCCGTAACAAAAACAATAAGGCCTTGAAATTTCTTAACCGGTTccaaaggctaccctcgacagactatgatttttttttaaaaaagaaaaatgtcTAAGAACTTTGGGAAAGAAAACTTTCGGTCACACCGAAGCCCCATGATGCCTTAAAACGAAATACTTGAAGGCAAGGTTTCTTCGAGTCTCTAAACAAAACCAACTATTTCATGCCAAGGCATTTAGATCTTtgcaaaataaacaaggcaaAGAGAAGATTTGAAAGCTGTTGAAGGGAAAAGGCCTAATGTTCATAATCGGAAAATTTCTTTTTACAAGGGCCAAATGGCCCCGAGATAAAATTTTACAACGACCAAAACGACATAAAAAaacaaaagacaaaaaaaatgTCTAAAACGATCCTAAGTGGCCTAGTCTTCGCCGGGGGCCGCGTCATCACCTTCCGGCTCTTCGCTATCTTCGGGCTCGTCCGAATCTTCAGATCCCTCGGAATCCTCTTCCTCGGGATAAGCCAGCCTCCTGGCCTTGGCTTCGGATACCTTGGCATTCTAGATTTTGGCCAACAGGTCAAAACCCTGAGCTCGAGCTCCCTCGAGGGCCTACCTTCGGGATTGCCACTTCATATGCTCCACCAAGTTTCTCACTTGATCCTGAGCCGCCTCGGCATCGACCTTATGCCGAGCCACCCTCTAATCTGTCTCTGCCTTAACCACATTAATCTCCGACTTGGCCACCTCAAGTTCCGTGGCCAGATTTTCTTGGCCGGAGATTGCAACTGACGCTCCTCGATCGTTTTGGCCTGTACCAAGGCCTTTTATTTTGTAGCTCGGAGCTGGACCTCAGTCGAAGCCAGTTGTTCTCGGATAGTTTCCTTTTTCAAGGCCAGGCGGTCTATGTTTTTCTTCCaatcttcgacctcagctttcacCATATCCACATCCGCCTGGAGATGCTCGATCTGGTCTGCAGGTTCAGGTTGTGAACCACTATCTGaatcatcatcactaacttcaaatactCGTCATACCTACTCGACCAGGTAGACATGCTCCTTCCGAGCCTCTTCTAGCTCGAACTGGAGCTTCTCACTAAGGAGCTTGTAAGCATCCCTCTTCTCAATAAGCGACTGGGTTTCGGCCTCGTGTTGGTTTAACTCTTCCCGATATCGGAGAAACGTttcgtgatgaagcaccgaggcatGCGAACACAGAGAAGGATGTTACGATTGTTTGCAATTTAATCTAAGTACATAATAAAAAGGcattcgaagttacccgattcaatgtATGTTGAGCTTTATTGAAAAGACATGGGGCCTCCATCTCGTCCATTTCGGCCTGATCTTtttcggtcaccaggcatcgaaTATAACTGGCAACCCAGCAGGGGTGGAGagaactcgggcatcctccggtATGGATATGATTATTGAACGCTTCCGGTCAAGATCTGCACTCGGGGATGGAACCGGTCTACTAATCTCGGACTCGAAGTAGATCCACTGGCTCCCAAAGACGGCACCTTCTTTGGTACCGGTAAGTCTCCTAAACTGGTGACATCCTCCGAGCGGTAGAATCTAAGCCATCGAAGAAGTTGTTGAAGGAATCTGCCGCCCCTTGAGGCCCCTCATTTGGGCGTCTTTTCAGCATCTGGGCCTTGTTTATCATGGAGTCGGTGAATGATGGTGACCCGGAAAGATCTATTACCCCGAGCGCATCCTTATGGGCATTTCCCTCAGCCCGAGGAGTACCGTCCATGGTCTCCTTGTCGACCTCCCCAGCTCGGGGCAAAATGGCCTCGTCCTTCCTTATTTCGGAGGCCTCGGACACTCCCTCCTCATCGGCTACCCCGGTTTGAGGCAGCTCGATATCGCTTCTCACGTGGGTCATCAGCTCGgaggcttcttcttcttctttttcttcttcttcttcttcttcagactcGTCTCTCAGTCTACTGAGCGAATCCGATGGGACCTCCCGGGCACTGGCACTTCTCTTAGATTTGCGTGCCAGTCTCCTTCTTCTCCGAGTTTGGAGAACTCgaagccctttttcttttcttctctttatcctgccTCAGAATAGATGGTTTGGGAAGGATGTCTTCATCACCAGACAGGGGCCTCATTTCGACATCTTTGGGATGACCTACAAAGGAAGAAAAAGTGAGAATGAATGCATCTAAGAAAACTAAGTGTTAATTCACTTAGTAGAGAAATCTCACCGTGAGCACgtgcctcccaccggccctttaaAAGTTCACTCCACGCGCGCTCGGAATAGGATTTTTGCAacacgatgccctcgacccactccttgagtcgaggaactgcatcCGGCAGCCGAGCAACAGTTGCATCACAAAGAATCGGTAAGAAGAAGGGCAAaagaaaaatgataaataaaatcTTAAAGGCAAggttatacttacgcttcatgttctaTTTTTTAGAAAATGGCATGTCCTCGGCCGGGATTAAGTTtgaggtcctcactcgaacgaattGGCCCAACCAGCCTCGGTCCtgatcctcgtcgatgctcgagaacggGGCCTTACTGGCCCGACGGGCAAGTTTTATTAGCCCctctcgatagagtcggggactgtacagACGCATGAGGTGATCGATGGTAAAGGTAAACCCCTCGATCTTGTTTACAAAGAAGCGGAGGAGAATGACTATCCTCTAGAAGGAGGAATGAATTTGGCCTAGagtcacctcgtacctcttacaaaaggcgaTGATGACCGGGTCCAAGGagcccaacgtgaagggataagtgtaaacactcagaaaaccctccacgtgggtagtgatcgcctCCTCGGGCGTAGGAACCACTACGTGTTTACCGACCCAGTTGCAGTCCTCCTTGACCTTGTCGAGAACATTATCGATgaccgaatatatatatatatatatatatatatatatatatcgagacCAGTTCGCACCGGCCCGGCACCGAGGAGGTTTTCTCAACCTTGAAATCGGCTCCGGTTGGACACCCCATAGGGACGAACATCTTTAGAAGGGGTTCCAGTGTCGATTCCTTAGTAACAACAAGCAAAACATTCTCAGTCGGTTTCGAAGAAGAGGGAGTTTCCTTTTGGGGAACAGACTTAGAAGTCTTCGCCATTTTTTGATAAAGATGAAGAAGAATGAGTTAAAGGGGTACGCTTGAATAGTTCAGACAAAGGAAAAACCCTTACAAAGCTCTCAAGAAATTGGGAAAATACTAGAAAATACAAAGGTTCTTTAAGAACAAGAGTAGGAAAAGGttggatgtaaagtttgaatgaatgaaGGAGGAAGTATTTATAGTTTGCAAACGACGGTTCAAAACCTGTAGTGGCCGACCAGCAACTGACGAACATTTAATGCCATTTAGATGTGACTGACGAGACATTTTGctcattttgtcatttttggcgCAAAGTATCGAGACAAGGATCGAgggctcatatcgtttctcgtcgtttactctccgaaaaatgaggggactatctgtatacggtagaAACCGAGCTTATCTATTGCATGATAGATCGGGGATGAAACATAATGGATTAAAGATCGACCTTGGGGTTCTATCGAACCTAGGCACGAGGTTAGAACATGCGTCTTCAAGATTATCGAGTCCGTAACCCCGAAACTGTCTGCGACTCCGAATTAGCTCGAGAACACATTATCGAACCAAAATAacggaaggccgaaatatccgtaaccggtcgGATATCACGGTGGGAATCTCAGCACGTATCAATGAAatcgattaattagcaaatcatgagattttttaccttatatagaattgtacctaaagtaggactcctctactatataaaaagggtctgattatttgtaaaggatattgtaacacgcatccaAAAGCAATAAACTATTATTTTTAGTCCTTACTTAGAATAGATGGTTCAGGGAGGATGTCTTCATTACCAGACGGGGCCCTCATTTCGACATCTTTGGGAAGACCTACAAAGGAAGAAAAAGTGAGAACGAATGCATCTAAGAAAACTAAGTGTTAATTCACTAAGTAGAGAAATCTCACCGTGAGCacgggcctcccaccggcccttcgaAAGTTCACTGCACGTGCGCTTGGAATAGGGATTTTATGACACGATGCCctcaacccactccttgagtcgaggaactgcatcCGGCATCCGAGCAATAGTTGCATCACAAAGAATCGGTAAAAAGAAAGGCAAaagaaaaatgataaataaaatcTTAAAGGCAAggttatacttacgcttcatgttctaTTTATTAGGAAATGGCATGTCATCGGCCGGGATTAAGTCCGAGGTCCTCACGCGAACGAATTGGCCCAACCAACCTCGGTCccgatcctcgtcgatgctcgagaacggGGCCTTACTGGCCCGACGGGCAAGTTTTATTAGCCCCCCTCGATAGAGTAGGAGACTGTACAGACGCATGAGGTGATCGATGGTGAAGATAAACCCTTCGATATTGTTTACAAAGAAGCGGAGGAGAATGACTATCCTCTAAATGGAGGAATGAATTTGACCTAGagtcacctcgtacctcttacaaaaaGCGATGATGACCGGGTCAATggggcccaacgtgaagggataagtgtaaacactcagaaaatcctccacgtgggtagtgatcgcctCCTCGGGCGTAGGAACCACTACGTGCTTACCGACCCAGTTGCAGTCCTCCTTGACCTTGTCGAGAACACTGTTGGTAACCGAACATATGTATCTCGAGACCAGTTCGCACCGGCCCGGTACCGAGGAAGTTTTCTCAACCTTGAAATCGGCTCTGGTTGGACACCCCGTAGGGACGAACATCTTTAGAAGGGGTTCCGGTGTCGGTTCCTTAGTAACAACAAGCAAAACATTCTCAGTCGGTTTCGAAGAAGAGGGAGTTTCCTTTTGGGGAACAGACTTAGAAGTCTTCGCCATTTtttgatgaagatgaagaagaaggagTTAAAGGGGTACGCTTGAATAGTTCAGACAAAAGAGAAACCCTTACAAAGCTCTCAAGAAATTAGGGAAAATACTAGAAAATGCAAAGGTTCTTTAAGAACAAGAGTAGGAAAAGGttggatgtaaagtttgaatgaatgaaGGAGGAAGTATTTATAGTTTGCAAATGACGGTTCAAAACCTGTAGTGGCCGACTAGCAACTGACGAACATTTAATGCCATTTAGATGTGACTGACCAGACGTTTTGctcattttgtcatttttggcgCAAAGTATCGAGACAAGGATCGAgggctcatatcgtttctcgtcgtttactttccgaaaaatgaggggactatctgtatacggtagaAACCGAGCTTATCTATTGCATGATAGATCGGGGATGAAACATAATGGATTAAAGATCGACCTTGGGGTTCTATCGAACCTAGGCACGAGGTTAGAACATGCGTCTTCAAGATTATCGAGTCCGTAACCCCGGAACTGTCTGCGACTCCGAATTAGCTCGAGAACACATTATCGAACCAAAATAacggaaggccgaaatatccgtaaccggtcgGATATCATGGCGGAAATCTCAGCACGTATCAATGAAatcgattaattagcaaatcatgagattttttaccttatatagaattgtacctaaagtaggactcctctactatataaagagggtctgattatttgtaaaggacattgtaacacgcatccaaAAGCAATAAACTATTATTTTTAGTCATTATTATCTTATCACTCTGTTCCGGCACCGATTGTAGCATCTTTGACTCGAGGGTGACCAACTTTCAAGGCCAAGATTGTTCAACCTGCATGGTTTGCacttttgtttttatcatttatttcaatTTGAATCTGATTTCTCATTTTTGTATCAAGTtcgatcacgtatccttaaaatcgcgtatatattcaattgttatccgattttgagggtaaacaaagaaaaaagagaagaacaaAGAAAATTAAATTCTCGAGAATATGATTGGAGAAAAACCTCATATTTATGGAAGAAGAATACCTTATTCCCACGTCCCCCGTTTGATCCAAAATTTAGATCTAAGTTTAAACAATTATATTTTCTAGTAAAACAAAGTTAATCTTAGTTAATATTAATGTCCAAAAGATGTGTTAACCGATTGTGGGGGAAGATAGTACGGGTATAATTTATGTAGCAATAAATGATGGCACTTCCAAAAATGAAGGAGGTAGCattaaataacaataaaaaataataaatgatatttaagtaaataaaagcaTGCGAGTCACCCAAAATGATGAGATTTTTTAGTATTCTTTcttacaatgatgaatgattgatgagcCTTTGAATATTCGGATGCTTCTTGGATCGTGGGAAAAAAGTTAGACAAGAATCtcaagaaaaagatattttttgTATGAATGCAGTAAAGCAAAATATTTCAGAGAATGTCAATGTGGTGTCTTACAAATGAGTATTCAATGTCCCCTATAACTATGCCTCTTTCTATTTATCAGGGAATATGTGCTAAAAAATCCTAATAGTACAGATACAAAGAATATCCACTGGAATATTCTCTTTAGAGTCTTATCCTACAACTAGCCGTTATTACTTTGTTTAAGACGAGTGCTCGTCCTCGACCTTGATCTATGTTGACTCCTCAACCCCGTCCTTTATCTTTTGTGAGATCACTTCGACTTTGAACAACCCTTTGTCGAGGTTATTCTGTGACACATGGCAGCCCTTGAAGGCTCTCTTAATGCGGATATGGTCTAAACTTAAACTAAGATAATTTTTAGCCCATACAATTAGTGTCCCCACCAAAAAAACTAACttttagaaaaagaattaaaataaCTATCTAGTGTAAAAATTTTTAGTTGTTCGGTTGTACCAAATCATTTTTTTTAACATTTAAaacttaatttaaaaaaaaacaaaacataTCCCTTAACCAATATTGATTCGGGCGTAATGTTATTTTCTTTTAAATCAATACATGCGAGTAAATATTTTTTTAGCCTTATATATAGATAAAGTTATAGACCCAAAGCTAATTAGAATTCCACTACTTTTTCTCTCTCTAGTCTCTACCGTCTGCTTTGTTTCTCTCGTTTAACAAACCTAGGGTTTGCGTTTTTGTTTGCTCTGTTCAATCGAACCATGTCTACTTCAAAGATGATTGTGTTGAAGAGTTCCGACGGCGAAACTTTCGAGGTGGAAGAGGCGGTGGCGTTGGAATCACAGACTATAAAACACATGATTGAAGACGATTGTGCTGATACCAGTATCCCTCTCCCTAATGTTACGAGCAAGATCTTGGCTAAGGTTATTGAGTACTGTAAGCGCCACGTCGATGCTGTTGCTAAGACTGATGATAAAGCCTCCGAGGATGATTTGAAAAGCTTTGATGCTGACTTTGTCAAAGTTGATCAGGCTACTCTCTTTGATCTTATCttggtataatattttttttttgtaatgatTGTGTTTTGCTATAAGTTGTTTTTCTTGCTTTTGTTGTCCTGATTTGATTTATTAGGTGGTACTTTATTTGCCTGATTTTATGTTTAGGTTTTTTCATCTGCTATATGCTTATGTGCTGCTTTACAATTTATTCTTCTATTGGTTCTTGTCTTGGGTTATTGCTGTTATTTGATGGGTTAACTACTACTCCTTATGTCCCAGTTTATTGGATGCATTTCGGATTTTAATAGTCGAACTTTTCAATTTTGACCTCGAATAATTTGTTTGAAATACAATTTACCTATTTGGAAACTACATCAGAAATACTAAgccacaataattaataattaaaagGCATATGAAAAAATCACGGTCAAAGAATAGTTTGTTTGAGACTCAAAATTCAAAATGCATCAAACGAATTCAGATGGAGGGAGTATGAAATAGTTGTGGAGGAACTCGGTCATTTTGATTTTAAACATTTACTCAACTACATGTGTTGAACAGAACCTACAATTAATCAACTGTTTAGGCATTATAAAGCAGTACATAAAAGTACAGGGGTAATCATAGGTCTCCCACAAAGTTTAGGTGTGTTCTTATTTGTGTATTATCCTTTCTTTTTCTGTACGTCTTATTTCCATTGTTATGTATTCGGGGCATTTTGAACCCCATTCAGTGACTGATTATGTATCATGTTATCTAGTGTTAATCTAGTACTGTCATATTTTTTACGTCCCAATATTTTTGACCCTCGTCATTTTTCTTTACCACTTTGATAATTATTAAAAATCCTAATCCAAACTATTCAAATCTTaaagtttgatgtgatttttacaCTGTCAGACTAGCTTTTTTAACAATTAGTTTATATATTCTTCCACTTTCACCTCCAAAGTTAGTTTGCAAGGGGAGCCTTGGCATAACTGGTCACGGGTTTAAGCCGTGGAAAcggcctcttgcagaaatgcagggtaaggctgcgtacaatagatccTTGTGGTTCGGCTCTTCCCCGGATCCCGCGCATAGCGgtagcttagtgcaccgggctgcccttttttctTATTCTTCCACTTTCACTAACATTTCCTTATTTGATATGCAAGTTAAATTAAATTCTCAAACAATGAGATGGAAGAGCTGCATATGAATTGGTCTGGAGCCCTGATTCGTCTAAGTTGGTCGTTTGAatcctttgtttttttttcttgtttcttttgGCCGGTGCATGGACCTTCTATATTATCTACCTAGCATTTGTTCTTTGAGTTAGATAACTTTTTTGCAGAGGTTTAATAAGCACTGCCGTTGTAAATTTCAGGCTGCTAACTATTTGAACATCAAGAGTCTGCTTGATCTCACTTGTCAGACTGTGGCAGACATGATCAAGGGGAAAACTCCGGAGGAGATCCGCAAGACCTTCAACATCAAGAATGACTTCACACCTGAGGAAGAGGAGGAAGTTAGGAGGGAGAATGCCTGGGCCTTTGAGTGAATCTGATGTCTATTAACTTTCTATATTCTGGTGATAGATTTGAATATATTAGTAGATGCTATTAAGAATCTCTTATATTATATATGTCGTGCTGTTTGTTTGGTACTTTTTAACTTCGTTGTTCAACCAAGACAGTTAACCTCTTTTTGCTATATATATTTACTTGGTTTACCTTTAGAGTATTAGATAGTTTCAAAATTGAAATGCTGTTGAATCGTGTTAAATCTGTTACATCTTTACTGATATATTGCTGGTTGTTTGTTCTTAGTGTTATTGTTTTAAGTGGTGCGTTGGCTGGTGGGTTATTATCTCGGAAACATGAGGCATTTGGTCCTTAAGTGGTAAAATATGCTTGAGGATGGTTTGGTTTATCCAAGATTCTGTTGAGTTTGAATTTTGAAGGTGCAATTGTTGTATGCATTTTAGGATCTCAAATCATACTTGTTTAATTTAGTGGGGTTGGATATGACTTAGAAAATAGATCCTCGATCAAAAAACAGCTATGAGACGATTGATTGAACCTGTGGTTGTTGGTTACTTGTTTGTATGACATTGTAGCTCCAGTTTCAATAGGTGAGAAATTAATTGTTTACTTGGGGAGATATTATTGTGGCTATTTAATACTTTATAAGTTGgatgatttcgaaaaaaaaagtAACATGCTTGATGAATGTTTTCTTTGGTAGTAGAAGCTGAGGATATACCACTCTTTGATCTTTAAGGTTGCCACAATAAAGTGTTTGGTGGCATGATTATTTGGAGTGGCAAACACCCAGCATGTAGTTTATGGTTCAAAGTGATTGTTCTTTTGCAGGTATAAGATTTAAAAGTGATGCAACTTCTGTTCTTCCTGTGAAAATTATTGAGTAAACAAACTCCTTATGGGAAAATAAGGAGAGTTGGTAAATCTGTGCATATCAACTGTGTTTTGGTTTGACCAGATTAAGAGCCAACTTTTTGAATTGAATTGTGGTTACTTTTGGAAGTTTGGGATCATCAAATATTCTTGGATTATTTGTGAAGAGGACTGATTTGGTTCAGCATTATTATTCCACTTCACAAAAGCACAAACAAACGTGAAAGGAGCAACTATGATGTTCAGCATTATTATTCCATTTCACTTTTATCTGGCCAATTTGACTCAATTCTATAGAGCAATCTGTGACTAGATTGAGGTGTTAACACAAATAAAAGAAAGATTTGAAACTACATAACCTCTGTCAATTAGCTTATCAGAAAATGAAAAAGGTATATTGAATCTCCCATCAGTCTAAATGTTAGGTGGATACGCGAACACCACCATTACAAGAAACAAGAAAAATCTTGAATCCTTAATCAAGTTACAAGAAAAGCACTAATCttgctttaaattatattttgacGCAAAGTGAAATAGACAAGTAACGAAcatttttaaatttcattttAATTCAAGACCGATCCATTCTCCAGagagaaggcaagaaaataaTTCTACAAAGATATGACATACCGATGTTGTATTAATCTCTTATGAGAATGCCCATATAAGTAAGAGAACATTTGGACTATAAAAGAAGGAACAAAAAATAACCTTTTAAACTCACACTTTGTGCATTGTTTTTGAtaatactttttatttttcacAGAAAGCGAAAGGTGGTTGTTTAAAAGCTACAAAGAAAACCCGGGAAATTGGATAACCGATTGAGTAGTGAATGGTCCAAGTGTGATGACAGGTCGTTAATTACTCCGGTATATGCTTTTATTCTCCCTCTCATTCTTCCCCTTTATCTTCACAGCTCCTTCACTCTGTTGTTGTGTATTTGCTATCTCAACAATGGCGGAAGATCATCCATTGTTGCCGAATCGCGCCATGGAAATAGAACAAACGGAGAGTGGAGGCGAAGCAGCAGCAgcaacaaagaagaagaaagctAAACCTGCTCGGGTTGCTTCTCTTGATGTCTTTCGTGGCCTCTGCGTTTTGGTAAAAGCTTTTCATTGCTTTTTTCTCAATGAATTTAGAAAAAAATAGTTACTTGAAGCATGCTCAGTCCAAAAGTTTAGGTGAGATGGTCAAGCTAAGTATGCAACAGATCATCTAACTTCTTTCTCGATTTTAATATTTGATACTTTCTTCTGCatgtttttctttctgtttttaaaaattttaatctTAAAGGTTCGAGTGCATTTTGGTGAAAGAGCTATTCTCTGAGATCTCCATATCTATTAATTTGTTCACTGGTTTCAGCTTATGATGCTTGTGGACTATGGCGGCTCTATTTTCCCAAGTATTGCTCATTCCCCGTGGAATGGTTTACACTTGGCAGATTTTGTGATGCCATTCTTCCTCTTTATTGCTGGAGTTTCCCTTGCAATTGCATATAAGGTATCTACTCTCACATTTCATATTAGACATATCTATAATCTGCTTGTTCTACTTTAGGCTTAATGCATAGTTTTCGTTATTAAAAAAAGGCTTAGAATGCATAGCCGTTAGACTTGATAAGTGATGTACCATTTTATGTATAGTCAACCATCACTCTTCACACTTACTAAGCTCTTTTCCTATTTCCGAAATTGCAGAAAGTTTTAGACAGAAAAGGAGCCACTTTGAAAGCTGTGTTAAGGACATTGAAACTTGTCCTCCTCGGTGTTTTTCTTCAAGGTAATCTTACTAGCTTGTATCAACTGCACTGAATATCATTTTCCACTTGTGAGTTCAACTTGTTTAAAACTTTCTGCAACTACTGTCTTGTAATGTGTTTCGTTATGGAAGAGTTTGTGCATTGCATTGAGCAATTGCCTATAACAAAACCCTTTCAGGATCAACAGCAAACAGCATGAGCAAGAGAGGGCTGAAATAAACTAGACTGTTATTAATGAAAAACATCAGTAGACATATTTTTAGATCGCATGAGAATCTAAAAATGCTACTAGGGACTTGACTATTAGAGTAGGTATCAGTTTGGCATTTTACCGGATAAGTGGAGCTCGATACGTAGACATTGTTTAGCAAAGAGATGCCTTAGAAGGCCTTAGAAAGTAAAGACACCACCAGAAGAAAAACATTTTTTTAGCATGTAGACTATCAAGTAACTTAGTTTCTATTATACATTTGTGCTAAAATTCTAATTGCTGGATCCTTTGTTTTTCTGTCAGTCTGGTGGcatcttcttgttttctttttgaTGAGTTGTGTATAGTCTTCTGCCTTCGTTATATCTGTCCTCATTTTCCTGCATTAATGCATTTGACCTTATCATCAATTCATGGTTATTTTTATTTCAGGAGGTTACTTGCATGGAATAACGGGGTTGAcctatgacgattcgtgcgttgctatcgcactgtgtttgtgtaatggaagaaggcttgtctatgcgtcgaagcagtaaatgacttggaaggaggtttactcagtgcatgattcagagatccagtattttatttccgacgaaggaaaggcaatcggactaggaatgtttagatttgggttgatggaataacgagatttggtattttcgagcgtggtagaatttTTATCAATAATTTGGTGTCGTcgcccttgattgaatgtgttaagttcgccggtgttatggtcttcagggcagggtattgtgaaatagtgccggggaagcggctgtcagagatcgcagtgtgcggTGGTTTAGGATTGAATCGGTATCCcgggtgttgagggctcaaggaagatgatctcggggaggtttaaagttagtggcgatctattggttcaagtgctacagagatagatattgatttaaggcaacaattgggtagcgaaggatgaggaaggacatgtgggaggtgtctcgcgatggttaaacttctagaaggccaagtgtgagaaacatgagtcgagtagttgcttaaaggagagggtttgaccaaagtgggagagtgacgGAGTATCAGATGGGTTCTGTAGTAGGATAGCTATACGCCTTTGGGAAGGTTTGGAGTGATTGGTATTCATgttggacagtgactaggtctacgggcttaatttggaatattggctgctatattgaggaagattgggtgtgacggGAAGGGGTAGCTTAATATGAAAAAGGATACaatatgactttggattggaatgtattgccGCATATTTAGTTGATgccaatggggagtgaacgggcttgtatggctggtgaatgagcacgggctcaggatggtttgttggcttcgtggtaattgtactcggtgcagcgttgttggaggatgtcgTCCTGGAATTTCCACATATGGGATATCTCcagtgagcaggttagcggttgtgtggtgttgatgaatcttctacgaagaattttactggttatccagtaagaggtcgaatatgtgaatatggctagtgattcagaatattcatgaaatgtttaacataagtATTTCGaggaaatttggcgggttgattatgCAAAATCATGTCAATAGGagataaggaatcttggtgggttccagggttatgcAATGGTATCTTCAGGCTAAGTGGAAGAGCCCCACTGTCTACGATTAGACTGTGTAATTGTCAActagtgcggtttctggttatcagtatTGATGGGTCACCATGACTAAGGGAAGAGAACATCagcggtaattt contains:
- the LOC138899584 gene encoding SKP1-like protein 1A, which gives rise to MSTSKMIVLKSSDGETFEVEEAVALESQTIKHMIEDDCADTSIPLPNVTSKILAKVIEYCKRHVDAVAKTDDKASEDDLKSFDADFVKVDQATLFDLILAANYLNIKSLLDLTCQTVADMIKGKTPEEIRKTFNIKNDFTPEEEEEVRRENAWAFE
- the LOC104088509 gene encoding uncharacterized protein produces the protein MLLFSLSFFPFIFTAPSLCCCVFAISTMAEDHPLLPNRAMEIEQTESGGEAAAATKKKKAKPARVASLDVFRGLCVLLMMLVDYGGSIFPSIAHSPWNGLHLADFVMPFFLFIAGVSLAIAYKKVLDRKGATLKAVLRTLKLVLLGVFLQGGYLHGITGLTYDDSCVAIALCLCNGRRLVYASKQ